In Vibrio atlanticus, the following proteins share a genomic window:
- a CDS encoding TIGR01212 family radical SAM protein (This family includes YhcC from E. coli K-12, an uncharacterized radical SAM protein.): protein MQLHELVNTIGQDLQRRYGEKVHKLTLHGGFSCPNRDGTIGRGGCTFCNVASFADEQTQVQSIADQLTDRAGEIARAKKYLAYFQAYTSTYAEVQVLKNMYEEALKAPGAEIVGLCVGTRPDCVPDAVLDLLAEYVKQGYEIWLELGLQTANDKTLKRINRGHDFTVYETITQRARALGIKVCTHLIVGLPKETKADNLETLDKVLAAGTDGIKLHGLHIVEGSTMAKAWKAGKLEAPSLEEYIDIASEIIQRTPADVVYHRVSSAARRPTLLSPLWCENRWLAMTEIGRSLDKTGAQGIKTGFAFEYTQPVLNATN from the coding sequence ATGCAATTACACGAGTTAGTTAATACTATCGGCCAAGATCTCCAACGTCGTTATGGCGAGAAGGTTCACAAGCTGACACTCCACGGTGGGTTTAGTTGCCCAAACCGAGACGGGACAATTGGCCGTGGCGGTTGTACCTTCTGCAATGTAGCTTCTTTTGCCGATGAACAAACTCAAGTTCAAAGTATTGCTGATCAATTAACAGATCGTGCGGGTGAAATCGCTCGTGCCAAGAAGTATCTTGCTTATTTTCAGGCGTACACCAGTACTTACGCTGAGGTGCAGGTACTCAAGAATATGTATGAAGAGGCTCTAAAAGCACCCGGAGCAGAGATTGTTGGCCTTTGTGTTGGCACGAGACCAGACTGCGTGCCTGATGCAGTACTGGACCTGCTCGCGGAGTACGTTAAGCAAGGTTACGAAATTTGGCTAGAGCTCGGCCTGCAAACAGCCAATGATAAAACCCTCAAGCGAATTAACCGCGGACACGATTTCACTGTGTATGAAACGATCACCCAGCGCGCACGTGCTTTAGGAATCAAGGTATGTACTCACCTTATTGTCGGCCTGCCCAAAGAAACCAAAGCGGATAACCTTGAAACTCTAGATAAGGTATTAGCGGCTGGCACTGATGGTATCAAGCTTCACGGGCTTCATATTGTTGAAGGCAGTACCATGGCTAAAGCCTGGAAGGCAGGAAAGCTAGAAGCACCAAGCCTTGAGGAGTACATTGATATCGCGAGTGAGATCATTCAACGCACACCAGCGGACGTGGTTTATCATCGTGTATCTTCTGCGGCGAGACGCCCGACACTACTCTCCCCTTTATGGTGTGAGAACCGCTGGTTGGCGATGACTGAGATTGGTCGTTCGCTTGATAAAACCGGCGCACAAGGCATTAAAACAGGCTTTGCATTCGAGTACACGCAACCTGTTTTAAACGCGACCAATTGA
- the gltB gene encoding glutamate synthase large subunit — translation MVDQEQNSQGLYTPELEHDACGIGFVAHLKNRKSHDVVTQALDMLARMEHRGGQGCDPCSGDGAGILLQKPHEFLLEEAVKLGIKLPSFEKYGVGVVLFPKDEYKRAQCRDILERNAQRLELEVIGYRELPTDNSMIGADPLSTEPQFEHVFISGGPGITPEELERKLYVLRNYTVRVCLESVSNIGDDFYINSMSYKTLVYKGQLTTEQVPQYFLDLQNPTMVTALALVHSRFSTNTFPRWRLAQPFRYIAHNGEINTVRGNLNWMKAREAILESDLFTQAEIDMLLPICQEGSSDSSNFDMALELLVLSGRTLPHALMMMIPEAWQENKNMDPTRRAFYQYHANVMEPWDGPASVCFTDGVQVGATLDRNGLRPSRYTVTKDDFLVMASESGVVEIAPENVEYRGRLQPGRIFVADLEQGRIISDEEVKDGIAKAQPYEKWVEENLLSLKKLPDANNEFNQPSPEKLLHKQQSFGVSSEEVNEIILPLAKTGYEPLSAMGADWPLAILSHQSQHLSNYFKQLFAQVTNPPIDPIRERMVMSLNTYLGKDQNLLAETPEHCQKVELESPVLSNSELEKLRAIDNEHLQAKTLDIVFQANGDNGKLERALKRICQYAEDAVIDGYSIILLTDRAVNSTHAAIPAMLAVGAVHHHLIRKGLRAKCDIVVETGDARETHHFATLIGYGANAVNPYLVIETIVELQRTKKLDPNVHPRELFDNYRKGVNGGLLKIFSKMGISTLQSYHGAQIFEALGVSKSVVEKYFTGTVSRIQGLTIDDIAREVLVRHRVGYPAREIPAQILDVGGVYQWKQRGEKHLFNPETISLLQESTRNKDYGQFKKYAKAVDDQGDNAATLRSQLDFIKNPAGSIPLAEVEPIENILKRFATGAMSFGSISHEAHSTLAVAMNRIGAKSNSGEGGEDPARFERKENGDWERSAIKQVASGRFGVTSYYLSNADELQIKMAQGAKPGEGGQLPGDKVDDWIGATRHSTPGVGLISPPPHHDIYSIEDLAQLIYDLKNANRNGRVNVKLVSEAGVGTIASGVAKAKADVVLIAGFDGGTGASPMSSIRHTGLPWELGLAETHQTLLKNGLRNRIVVQSDGQMKTPRDLAVATLLGAEEWGVATAALVVEGCIMMRKCHKNTCPVGIATQNKTLRERFDGRVEDVVTFFQYMAEGLREVMAELGFRSIDEMVGQSHKLKVRDDIGHWKYKNLDLTPVLHIEQARAEDGIYNQTTQNHNLEDVLDRKLIQAAIPALEKGEAVTAQFPIINTDRSAGTMLSNEISKVYKDQGLPQPMNVKFHGSAGQSFGAFLAKGVKFEVEGDANDYWGKGLSGGTLVLYPDAKSTIVAEDNIVVGNVCFYGATSGESFIRGMAGERFCVRNSGAKVVVEGVGDHGCEYMTGGAAIILGSTGRNFAAGMSGGVAYVWDKAGDFETKLNAELVDLDPIEQEDKDLLLDMLTKHVEFTGSEVAQSFLDNFEVSVASLVKVMPRDYKAVLEKRKAEAQQAQTEEVEAV, via the coding sequence ATGGTAGATCAAGAGCAGAACTCACAGGGTCTGTATACTCCTGAATTGGAGCATGACGCTTGTGGTATCGGTTTTGTTGCTCATCTTAAGAATCGCAAATCTCATGATGTAGTAACTCAAGCACTCGATATGCTTGCACGTATGGAACACCGTGGCGGCCAAGGCTGTGATCCGTGTTCTGGTGATGGTGCAGGTATCCTGCTACAGAAGCCACACGAATTCTTACTAGAAGAAGCCGTAAAGCTTGGAATTAAACTGCCATCTTTTGAAAAATATGGTGTTGGTGTTGTACTTTTCCCTAAGGATGAATACAAACGTGCACAGTGTCGTGACATTCTAGAACGCAATGCACAGCGCCTTGAGTTAGAAGTGATCGGTTACCGTGAACTTCCAACTGACAATTCAATGATTGGTGCTGACCCACTAAGCACTGAACCTCAATTTGAACACGTCTTTATTTCTGGCGGCCCTGGTATCACACCAGAAGAGCTTGAGCGTAAACTGTATGTTCTACGTAACTACACTGTTCGTGTATGCCTAGAAAGCGTGTCAAACATCGGTGACGACTTCTACATCAACTCTATGTCTTACAAGACATTGGTGTACAAAGGTCAGCTAACAACAGAACAAGTTCCTCAGTACTTCCTAGACCTGCAAAACCCAACTATGGTGACAGCTCTAGCACTTGTACACTCTCGCTTCTCTACCAATACATTCCCTCGTTGGCGTCTGGCTCAGCCTTTCCGTTACATCGCGCATAATGGCGAAATCAATACGGTTCGCGGCAATCTAAACTGGATGAAAGCACGTGAAGCAATCCTAGAGTCGGATCTGTTTACACAAGCTGAAATCGACATGCTGCTTCCTATCTGTCAGGAAGGTAGCTCGGATTCATCAAACTTCGATATGGCGCTTGAGCTACTTGTTCTTTCAGGTCGTACTCTGCCACACGCATTAATGATGATGATCCCTGAAGCATGGCAAGAAAACAAAAACATGGATCCAACTCGTCGTGCGTTCTACCAGTACCACGCGAACGTAATGGAACCATGGGATGGCCCAGCGTCAGTATGTTTCACCGATGGTGTTCAAGTTGGTGCAACTCTTGACCGTAACGGTCTGCGCCCTTCTCGCTACACAGTAACGAAAGACGACTTCCTAGTAATGGCGTCTGAATCTGGCGTAGTTGAAATCGCACCAGAAAACGTTGAATACCGTGGTCGTCTACAGCCTGGTCGTATCTTCGTTGCTGACCTTGAGCAAGGCCGCATCATTTCTGACGAAGAAGTGAAAGACGGTATTGCTAAAGCACAACCCTACGAAAAATGGGTTGAAGAGAACCTTCTGAGCTTGAAAAAGCTACCAGATGCGAACAACGAATTTAACCAACCTTCTCCAGAAAAGTTGCTTCATAAACAACAATCGTTTGGTGTGAGCTCTGAAGAAGTAAACGAAATCATTCTACCTCTTGCGAAAACAGGCTACGAGCCACTTTCTGCAATGGGCGCTGACTGGCCGCTAGCGATTCTTTCCCATCAATCGCAGCACCTTTCAAACTACTTCAAGCAATTATTTGCACAAGTAACTAACCCGCCAATCGATCCAATTCGTGAGCGTATGGTTATGTCTCTGAACACTTACCTAGGTAAGGATCAGAACCTACTTGCTGAAACGCCTGAACACTGTCAAAAAGTAGAACTTGAGTCTCCAGTTCTGTCTAACTCTGAGTTAGAGAAGCTACGTGCAATCGATAACGAGCACCTTCAAGCGAAGACGCTGGATATCGTATTCCAAGCAAACGGAGACAACGGTAAGTTAGAGCGCGCACTTAAGCGTATCTGCCAATACGCAGAAGACGCCGTGATTGATGGCTACTCTATCATCCTACTGACAGACCGTGCGGTTAACTCTACCCACGCTGCTATTCCAGCAATGCTGGCAGTTGGCGCGGTTCACCACCATCTTATCCGTAAAGGTCTAAGAGCTAAGTGTGACATTGTTGTTGAAACGGGCGATGCTCGTGAGACACACCACTTTGCAACGCTTATCGGCTACGGTGCGAACGCAGTTAACCCATACCTAGTTATTGAAACGATTGTTGAACTGCAACGAACTAAGAAGCTAGATCCAAACGTTCATCCACGTGAGTTATTCGATAACTACCGTAAGGGTGTTAACGGCGGTCTACTGAAGATCTTCTCTAAGATGGGGATCTCTACGCTACAGTCTTATCACGGTGCACAAATCTTTGAAGCACTTGGTGTAAGCAAGTCAGTGGTGGAAAAATACTTCACTGGTACTGTTTCTCGTATCCAAGGTCTAACGATCGATGATATCGCACGAGAAGTGTTAGTTCGTCACCGTGTTGGTTACCCAGCTCGTGAAATCCCAGCTCAGATCCTTGATGTTGGCGGTGTTTACCAGTGGAAACAACGTGGTGAGAAGCACCTATTCAACCCTGAAACCATTTCTCTACTTCAAGAGTCGACGCGTAACAAAGATTACGGTCAATTTAAGAAGTACGCAAAAGCAGTCGATGACCAAGGCGACAACGCAGCAACGCTACGTAGTCAACTGGACTTCATCAAGAATCCTGCTGGCTCTATTCCTCTTGCAGAAGTAGAACCCATCGAGAACATCCTTAAGCGTTTCGCAACCGGCGCAATGAGCTTTGGTTCAATCTCACATGAGGCTCACTCAACACTAGCTGTTGCAATGAACCGCATTGGCGCGAAATCAAACTCAGGTGAAGGTGGTGAAGATCCAGCTCGTTTCGAACGTAAAGAAAACGGTGACTGGGAACGTTCAGCAATCAAACAGGTGGCTTCTGGCCGCTTTGGTGTAACGTCTTACTACCTATCTAACGCTGATGAGCTGCAAATCAAGATGGCTCAAGGTGCGAAACCTGGCGAAGGTGGTCAACTACCTGGTGATAAGGTAGATGATTGGATCGGTGCAACACGTCACTCGACTCCGGGCGTAGGTCTTATCTCGCCACCGCCACACCACGATATCTACTCAATCGAAGATTTGGCTCAGCTGATCTACGATCTGAAAAACGCGAACCGTAACGGCCGTGTCAACGTGAAGCTAGTATCAGAAGCAGGCGTAGGTACTATTGCATCAGGTGTAGCAAAAGCGAAAGCTGACGTGGTACTTATCGCAGGGTTTGATGGTGGTACGGGTGCATCTCCGATGTCTTCTATCCGTCACACTGGTCTGCCTTGGGAACTGGGTCTAGCGGAAACTCACCAAACTCTACTGAAAAACGGCCTACGTAACCGTATCGTTGTTCAGTCTGATGGTCAGATGAAAACACCACGTGACCTTGCAGTCGCAACGTTACTTGGCGCTGAAGAATGGGGCGTAGCAACAGCTGCTCTAGTTGTTGAAGGCTGTATCATGATGCGTAAGTGTCACAAGAATACATGTCCTGTTGGTATCGCAACACAAAACAAAACTCTTCGTGAGCGTTTCGACGGCCGCGTAGAAGACGTAGTAACGTTCTTCCAATACATGGCTGAAGGTCTACGTGAAGTAATGGCTGAACTTGGCTTCCGCTCTATTGATGAGATGGTTGGTCAATCGCACAAACTTAAAGTTCGTGATGACATCGGTCACTGGAAGTACAAGAACCTAGATCTAACACCAGTACTGCACATTGAGCAGGCTCGTGCAGAAGATGGTATCTACAACCAGACAACACAGAATCATAATCTTGAAGACGTTCTAGACCGTAAGTTGATTCAGGCTGCAATCCCAGCGCTTGAGAAAGGTGAAGCGGTTACCGCTCAGTTCCCTATCATCAACACGGACCGTTCAGCAGGCACGATGCTGTCGAACGAAATCTCGAAAGTTTACAAAGACCAAGGTTTACCACAGCCAATGAACGTTAAGTTCCACGGTAGTGCTGGCCAATCTTTCGGTGCGTTCCTTGCGAAAGGCGTTAAGTTCGAAGTAGAAGGCGACGCGAACGATTACTGGGGTAAAGGTCTGTCTGGCGGTACTTTGGTACTATACCCAGATGCTAAATCTACTATCGTTGCGGAAGATAATATCGTGGTGGGTAACGTATGTTTCTACGGTGCAACCTCAGGTGAATCTTTCATTCGCGGTATGGCTGGCGAACGTTTCTGTGTTCGTAACTCTGGCGCGAAGGTTGTTGTTGAAGGTGTTGGTGACCACGGTTGTGAATACATGACAGGTGGCGCGGCAATTATCCTTGGCTCAACGGGCCGTAACTTTGCTGCAGGTATGAGTGGCGGTGTCGCTTATGTTTGGGATAAAGCAGGTGACTTCGAAACCAAGCTCAACGCAGAACTTGTAGACCTAGATCCAATTGAACAAGAAGATAAAGATCTTCTACTAGATATGCTAACGAAGCATGTTGAATTCACAGGAAGTGAAGTTGCTCAGTCTTTCCTAGACAACTTTGAAGTAAGTGTCGCATCACTAGTTAAAGTAATGCCACGCGACTACAAAGCAGTTCTTGAGAAGCGTAAAGCTGAAGCACAACAGGCACAAACGGAAGAAGTGGAGGCAGTATAA